A window from Drosophila nasuta strain 15112-1781.00 chromosome 3, ASM2355853v1, whole genome shotgun sequence encodes these proteins:
- the LOC132793459 gene encoding uncharacterized protein LOC132793459: MKLKIFLFVLLVHFLISTSASTTVDTNFKTFCTANGNFINSDDPTCTTYIYCYMNRGTVRDCEIVKDKQGYFNGDECVYDKPATCT; the protein is encoded by the exons ATGAAGTTAAagatatttctttttgtg CTCCTAGTGCATTTTTTGATTTCCACAAGCGCTTCTACTACAGTTGATACGAATTTTAAAACATTCTGCActgcaaatggaaatttcataaattctGATGATCCTACCTGTACAAC ATATATCTATTGCTATATGAATAGAGGAACGGTAAGGGACTGCGAGATAGTTAAAGATAAGCAAGGATACTTTAACGGTGATGAATGTGTGTATGACAAGCCAGCCACttgtacataa